The following are encoded together in the Diachasmimorpha longicaudata isolate KC_UGA_2023 chromosome 3, iyDiaLong2, whole genome shotgun sequence genome:
- the LOC135160879 gene encoding uncharacterized protein LOC135160879 isoform X1, which yields MSASAIKTPMPGVQSSAPSTGHSMLPMTAMAQKVSPGADSTASMKPLSNSGLSYVTLQPASQPLSLVQDHRSPVYPGQQYNSNNGDKQEVEKSLPNGVEGAKASIDQETSPKQSEVNRNNNLIPESAIESEKGPGDAPDDLVKPEEKKSPMNNGSKDPESTQPPKTPQKEEQSSPNVQKKTPTKPETSSPVKTEMKIATTPRVVKRKSRELKDLKGSVGEGGSKPKRNRVQTQPYQSPLPEIALIVKTLSKPVANKNADDKLIVFYKNEFLAVRNAEGSFYVCQAMQNIYKSSRRIRIRWLSQDKNNGEIYSPDFYDFTDFDCILTNLNLNKIDKNKFQLTKIELLRTENILKRAIDVEAGVSEKPSVTEEHPDGLDLSLYKDESQLKKRKSTIKRKQHQRKRSKRDTSSSSSEDESSDEDDNKKPMRSSRNKKRITNKALAIAKSVAKVPSRAKRALNRANKSPVINNTEEGKRNDSKKVEMKKTIKETSTAPRTKLLGTGESTEVERNDKTSTGRAKRMATTTSKITTTEDSTSRTKKSRGRA from the exons ATGAGTGCATCAGCGATAAAAACACCGATGCCAGGCGTACAAAGTTCAGCCCCCTCAACAGGTCATTCAATGCTCCCAATGACAGCGATGGCCCAGAAAGTGTCGCCAGGAGCGGACTCAACAGCATCAATGAAACCACTGAGCAACAGTGGTCTAAGTTATGTTACCCTTCAGCCAGCCTCCCAGCCCCTTAGCCTGGTGCAGGACCACAGGAGTCCAGTGTACCCAGGCCAGCAGTACAATAGTAACAATGGTGACAAACAAGaggtagaaaaatccctccccAACGGTGTCGAGGGGGCGAAAGCCTCAATAGACCAGGAGACATCCCCAAAACAATCAGAAGTCAACAGAAACAACAATCTGATACCCGAGAGCGCAATCGAGTCTGAAAAGGGCCCCGGTGATGCACCCGACGATTTAGTCAAAccagaggagaaaaaatcacCAATGAATAATGGCTCGAAGGACCCGGAGAGCACGCAACCCCCCAAGACTCCCCAGAAAGAAGAGCAGAGTTCCCCAAATGTACAGAAAAAAACACCAACTAAACCAGAGACATCGTCACCGGTGAAaacagaaatgaaaattgccACAACTCCCAGAGTTGTAAAGAGAAAATCACGTGAACTCAAGGATCTCAAGGGGAGTGTCGGGGAGGGAGGTAGCAAACCGAAGAGAAACAGAGTTCAGACACAGCCCTATCAGAGCCCGTTGCCAGAGATTGCCTTGATCGTTAAGACACTTAGCAAACCAGTGGCAAATAAGAATGCCGACGATAAACTTATTGTGTtctataaaaatgaatttctcgCGGTAAGAAATGCCGAGGGGAGCTTCTACGTGTGTCAAGCGATGCAAAATATTTATAAGAGCAGTAGGCGCATCAGGATTCGCTGGCTGTCGCAGGACAAGAATAATGGAGAAATTTATTCACCTGACTTCTACGATTTTACAG ATTTCGACTGCATATTGACGAACCTGAACCTCAACAAAATCGACAAAAACAAGTTTCAGCTGACGAAAATCGAGCTTTTGCGTAcggaaaatattctgaagAGAGCAATAGACGTGGAAGCTGGTGTTTCTGAAAAGCCAAGTGTGACAGAGGAACATCCGGACGGGCTTGATTTATCGTTATACAAAGATGAGTCACAATTGAAGAAGAGAAAAAGCACCATCAAAAGAAAGCAACATCAACGCAAGAGATCAAAACGTGACACCTCATCGTCATCATCTGAAGATGAGTCTAGTGATGAAGATGATAATAAGAAACCAATGAGAAGCAGTCGTAATAAAAAACGAATAACTAACAAAGCACTGGCTATTGCTAAATCAGTTGCTAAAGTGCCATCACGAGCTAAACGTGCATTAAATCGGGCTAATAAGAGTCCAGTTATAAATAATACAGAGGAGGGAAAGCGTAATGATTCGAAGAAGGTGGAGATGAAGAAAACTATTAAGGAAACCAGTACTGCACCCAGAACGAAACTACTTG
- the LOC135160879 gene encoding uncharacterized protein LOC135160879 isoform X2 yields MSASAIKTPMPGVQSSAPSTGHSMLPMTAMAQKVSPGADSTASMKPLSNSGLSYVTLQPASQPLSLVQDHRSPVYPGQQYNSNNGDKQEVEKSLPNGVEGAKASIDQETSPKQSEVNRNNNLIPESAIESEKGPGDAPDDLVKPEEKKSPMNNGSKDPESTQPPKTPQKEEQSSPNVQKKTPTKPETSSPVKTEMKIATTPRVVKRKSRELKDLKGSVGEGGSKPKRNRVQTQPYQSPLPEIALIVKTLSKPVANKNADDKLIVFYKNEFLAVRNAEGSFYVCQAMQNIYKSSRRIRIRWLSQDKNNGEIYSPDFYDFTDFDCILTNLNLNKIDKNKFQLTKIELLRTENILKRAIDVEAGVSEKPSVTEEHPDGLDLSLYKDESQLKKRKSTIKRKQHQRKRSKRDTSSSSSEDESSDEDDNKKPMRSSRNKKRITNKALAIAKSVAKVPSRAKRALNRANKSPVINNTEEGKRNDSKKVEMKKTIKETSTAPRTKLLEF; encoded by the exons ATGAGTGCATCAGCGATAAAAACACCGATGCCAGGCGTACAAAGTTCAGCCCCCTCAACAGGTCATTCAATGCTCCCAATGACAGCGATGGCCCAGAAAGTGTCGCCAGGAGCGGACTCAACAGCATCAATGAAACCACTGAGCAACAGTGGTCTAAGTTATGTTACCCTTCAGCCAGCCTCCCAGCCCCTTAGCCTGGTGCAGGACCACAGGAGTCCAGTGTACCCAGGCCAGCAGTACAATAGTAACAATGGTGACAAACAAGaggtagaaaaatccctccccAACGGTGTCGAGGGGGCGAAAGCCTCAATAGACCAGGAGACATCCCCAAAACAATCAGAAGTCAACAGAAACAACAATCTGATACCCGAGAGCGCAATCGAGTCTGAAAAGGGCCCCGGTGATGCACCCGACGATTTAGTCAAAccagaggagaaaaaatcacCAATGAATAATGGCTCGAAGGACCCGGAGAGCACGCAACCCCCCAAGACTCCCCAGAAAGAAGAGCAGAGTTCCCCAAATGTACAGAAAAAAACACCAACTAAACCAGAGACATCGTCACCGGTGAAaacagaaatgaaaattgccACAACTCCCAGAGTTGTAAAGAGAAAATCACGTGAACTCAAGGATCTCAAGGGGAGTGTCGGGGAGGGAGGTAGCAAACCGAAGAGAAACAGAGTTCAGACACAGCCCTATCAGAGCCCGTTGCCAGAGATTGCCTTGATCGTTAAGACACTTAGCAAACCAGTGGCAAATAAGAATGCCGACGATAAACTTATTGTGTtctataaaaatgaatttctcgCGGTAAGAAATGCCGAGGGGAGCTTCTACGTGTGTCAAGCGATGCAAAATATTTATAAGAGCAGTAGGCGCATCAGGATTCGCTGGCTGTCGCAGGACAAGAATAATGGAGAAATTTATTCACCTGACTTCTACGATTTTACAG ATTTCGACTGCATATTGACGAACCTGAACCTCAACAAAATCGACAAAAACAAGTTTCAGCTGACGAAAATCGAGCTTTTGCGTAcggaaaatattctgaagAGAGCAATAGACGTGGAAGCTGGTGTTTCTGAAAAGCCAAGTGTGACAGAGGAACATCCGGACGGGCTTGATTTATCGTTATACAAAGATGAGTCACAATTGAAGAAGAGAAAAAGCACCATCAAAAGAAAGCAACATCAACGCAAGAGATCAAAACGTGACACCTCATCGTCATCATCTGAAGATGAGTCTAGTGATGAAGATGATAATAAGAAACCAATGAGAAGCAGTCGTAATAAAAAACGAATAACTAACAAAGCACTGGCTATTGCTAAATCAGTTGCTAAAGTGCCATCACGAGCTAAACGTGCATTAAATCGGGCTAATAAGAGTCCAGTTATAAATAATACAGAGGAGGGAAAGCGTAATGATTCGAAGAAGGTGGAGATGAAGAAAACTATTAAGGAAACCAGTACTGCACCCAGAACGAAACTACTTG
- the LOC135160882 gene encoding mediator of RNA polymerase II transcription subunit 29-like — translation MNIPLVQQAGMQMGQMPQPNNPQMAQNPQQVQQQQQQQQQQQQQQQQAQEKLDNISKVKSLVGPLKESLAIAMKSAAQTFHQNSLVDVGSLKGIEPTDHRFNKNFEEFFSICDQIELHLKTSIECLSQNSSSVRYLPMPVVPTRVEPVSTQEGPALTYPQFLMTVKAQVGFFREVHDTLVTAARVMSD, via the coding sequence ATGAATATTCCCCTCGTTCAACAAGCCGGCATGCAGATGGGTCAGATGCCCCAGCCCAACAATCCTCAAATGGCGCAGAATCCCCAACAAGTccagcaacaacaacaacaacagcaacagcagcagcagcagcagcaacagGCTCAAGAAAAGCTCGACAATATTTCCAAGGTGAAGTCCCTCGTGGGCCCCCTGAAGGAGTCCCTGGCGATAGCCATGAAGTCCGCAGCCCAGACATTCCACCAGAACAGTCTGGTGGACGTCGGCTCCCTCAAAGGCATCGAACCCACGGATCATCGATTTAACAAGAACTTCGAAGAGTTCTTTTCCATCTGCGATCAAATTGAACTGCATCTCAAGACTTCTATCGAGTGCTTGTCACAGAACTCCAGCTCTGTGAGGTATCTACCAATGCCCGTGGTTCCCACGAGGGTCGAGCCTGTCTCCACCCAGGAGGGCCCTGCACTCACTTATCCACAGTTCCTGATGACTGTTAAAGCTCAGGTGGGATTCTTCAGGGAGGTTCATGACACCTTGGTCACTGCTGCTCGGGTTATGTCTGACTGA